CTGAGTGaaagtaataataaaaatattggaGGAGTATTTAGGCATGTCCGACACAGCGACACGTGTCCGGAGCATGTGGTGTCGTGTTCGTGACTGTGTGCTTCTTAGTATATATTGAGAGAATTACATGATATGAAAGACTAAACTACCCTTGCGCAATATTAATTAACTCACAGTCAAACTCCTAGCAGTACATCCTACTTAAATTGTGGGAATGGAATATAATAATCTCGTATTACAAACCGACTTGTCagattcactttttttttatcttccgTTTCTAGCGTGAAACTAATAATGGagaaaaatagacaatttttaagaattttctATTGAGTGGGATGTACAAGTTGGATGGATCAAGTGGCGAGTCTTTAGGAGAGTTGTGCAACTATCAGATACTTACAAAGTTATTGGTGAAATTCCACCGTACTGCTATTAAGGCTTGCCATGTTATATGACAAGGAGTGTTGGGCTTCTAAGAAACAATATACAAGTGAGATGAATGTAGttaaaatgagaatgttgagattGATGCATGATAAGACTTCTTGCGAGATAGAAttagaaaatgaaaatcttCGTAGTATGGTAGGGGTAGCACTGAGAGAAGATTAGTTAAAgtggtttggacatgtctatAGTAGATCGTTCGATGCGGTAGTTAGGAGGAGCGATAGGGTGACAAGAGAGGGTAGCACTAAGAGGAGGGGATATTGAAAATGACTTTAGAGGTGGTAGTTCAAAAAGATCTAGGTTTTCCAAAGATCACAGGGCACGATGCCCTCTAAAGAGCTTAATTGAGAAAAAGGAATTCATGTTGCCGTCCCCAGTTGATTGAGACTTGGCCCtgtttagtttggttttgtttaaCTAAGTTCATTATTGATGTTTTCATATTTATGTCGTATGATGCATTTAGTTTCAGAGATGGTTTACTCAGCATCATCTTTCCTTGTTGAAGTTCTTGTTTCATCACACGATAAAGTTCTTTGCCATAACCATCAGAAAACTTAGCTATGCGTATAATTATCACACCGGTTAACGGGGTTCCTAATGATGCAGATGTGTTTATCTTTCTATGAAGTGAAAAACAAACCGGGAACGTGGTTCCCGAAGAAACTTGAGCGCCTATACTGGGAACAGTGGGAGATTAATTTGAATGTGGTGCAACAACCGAAAGCACATTCTAGCAAATCGCGTCATTCCAAAGTAGTAGTGGATCCAGGAGGTACAAACGGATTCTGTgtattgatttttgttttctttttcctttttcaaattcttcACTGATCATCATATACTTGTGTGGTTCGCCCACCTTTCAATGATTGATGTCAGAGAGTGCGGAGGAGGAGATAAGTATTCGTCGGGCAGCACTAGAAGCATCTCTTCGTGAGGTTTTGTTTCAGATAATAAAATTCGTGAATGAGAAAAAGGATCATGTTCCGCCGATACCGAATCTTGATGGCATCTCCTTTCCCTATGAAATCACGATCCCAGGGTGAGCTTGTTTTCCTCCTAAGGTctgtttaatttttcaattgcCGGTTGCTGCAATATTTAGAGAATCTTATTTGGAAGCAGTTGCTTCATGTCCTTTGGAAAATCTTACGTGTTTCTTCTGTTGCTTGCTTcctgttgatttttttacatttttatttacATCTGTTGGGATTGCTTTGAAATGCTATGACATTTAGTTCTATTTATAGAACGGAATTCCTTATTACTTCAGGTTGTATTTGAATAGTGTAATGTATTTCACAACGTAAAATGAAAATGATAGGAAtactgaatatatatatatatatatatatatatatatatatatatatatatatatatatatatatatgtacacactatggatcaagtgagggatccctcactttgttaaaatgcgggactttcatttctcaatcaaattttgaaaatcagaaccgttcaatgtgtgcagaacgtgattttaagggtccccgcgagaaatcagcaaaaaaaatgaccgggaagggcttcattcgagcagttttttttgaaccgttcaatgaaaactgctcggatgaagcccttttcggtcattttttttgctgatttcttgaggggacccttaaaatcacgttctgacttttgatcactttgagcggctcggatcatcgaaattcaatcgggaaggagagtcccgcattttaataaaatgcgggatccctcaccggaacctgattgatatatatatatatatatatatttgagtaTCATCTTTGTTGtattatatttttcatttctctccaAAAATTACTTCGCAATCCCGGATCCACTTCAGATCGTACATGGCAGGGATAATGGTCATATCTGAAGTTGCAAACCACTCCAACCCGTAGTTCAAAATCCAATTGGTGTATGTAATTTTCAATATAACTACCCTGGAAAAAAAAGATCCTCTTGTTTTTTATTCTATATGCATCTAGAACCTTCTCTCATATTGAAAGGTTTCTATATAGTTGCTTTGGAGTTATATGTTGACGACGTTGCATCGGTTGTGATATCCTACATATTGAGAAAGAAAAGGTAGTGTGTTAACTGTTATGTAAGAATCAAAATTAAGAGGTGTATATAAGTAGATTAGTACTAGTAACTTGGGTGTCTTCGTGTGTCAGGAGCGAGTCCAACTGAGACTATTCCAACTGAGTCCAACTTGGGTCTCTTCGTGTGTTGACACCGGCAAAGTGTTAGTGCTTCATATACTGAATTATTAATGCTATGTTGGATtggtatttgaaattttttttgaaaaatagtaagggtaataagtggagagagatagagagagaaatgttgaaagtatggggaattttttgaaattttttttttgaattgtaaagagaacaaggcattagCTACTTGGGGCTTGAAAAATGCTGTCAAAGCCAGCCCTGATTCTGTGAAGGGTTCCTTGGCTGTGTGGTACTGGAGTAACTTGAGTAACGGCTCCAAAGAGGGGGTTATAGGCCCGGGGTATTGTACTCTGTGCCGCTGCTTTCGGGTCGCTTATGACTGGGTAACATAATGAGGAGATCATGTAACTGGGTATGGGGTATCATGATATCCCACGTTAACTGAGGAAAGATCCAAATAGATGAGTACAAGTAACTTTGGTAGGCTCTTCATTTGAGCTACTGAGCCAACAGCTACTTGGGTCGTGACACCTGTTTCTATTCACTGGAGTACTGTTCCACTAGTGTTATCTGTCAAAAACATGAGATGGTAGGCTATGAAGTTGTTTGTAGGTAACTCTTGATCAGTGGCAGATCTTCTGTCCAAGGCAACAGTTTTTGTGCTTGTGGTCATGCCTATTTACTCAGTATGCACAGAGTATAGGGTCGAGATTGCTTGCATCCAGACCCTGATTTTCCGTACATTGCTTATGGAAAAAATGTGCCATGTCCATTGATTTGTTTTGCCATTGTTTTTGCTCAATCACAATTCTTCACGTGGCTGCTTGGAACATATTTGAAGCTAGTTGATTGGGATACGAGTTGatagtaagtttattttctgaatTGGAGTTGATAGAAGTTAGAATGCTTCATGTTGTAGTTCTTCAGATTCCGCATTTGGGATGGACATGTTTAAGAGGATGCTTCAAACTGGACATCCTACCATGCTTAGCTGATGCGGATCTCTCCTGATGAATTGATTCTTCCTCGTCTCCTCAGGTATAATAAATGTTTCTTGTTTCTCATGGAGTCTCATGTGTATATGGCAGCTTTATATACACCTCCTTTTAGGATAGCTATTTGAGATGAACATGGGTAAACTTATCTGTACAATTTGCGGACGGATTTGTACATATTAAATTGCTTTATCTTTGAAGGGTTTcgttctttttcctcttctttttcgttacaattttgtttttcagtACATCTGTTGCATTGCATGACATTGCTTAGCGATCTGGACCATCATTGTTGTGCTTAATATTCTGGGAATATTAGAGCTTTTCAACTTCCAAGGGAATATTAGAGCTTTTCTCGTAGTCCAAAAACATGCGGGTTGTCTCGATGGCTCAAGTTAAGGTATCACCTTTTAGTCTCATAGTTTTGAATGGTCTACCTGGCCAAAAGGAGGCATGATTGGCAATCACTTCCGGACCGATGGTTAACCGAACCGATCGGGACggtttttaatttatttttttagctgCGGTTATGATTTTTAATCTGAAAAAAACAGGTCAGTTCGGTATTGATTATACCAGATATCTGCATCAAAATTGATTCGTAATCAGAACCGAACTAGAACATGATTATGAAAATACCCTTGTATCTTTATATATAACCTCACTTCCTTAATCCTCTATGCCTCTCACTTCTCTCGCTCTTCTGTCTCTCTTTCCCTCCCGTCTCGTTTGTCTTTGTCGTTCATCATATTATAATTCAGTTGAATGAAGATTTTGTGCAAGTTGTGCCATCTTCGTGAACATTTAGCGCAATTCGGTTGGCTCACCGTGGTCTCATCAAACTTATTAtttactctctccctctttttaaGAGTTCAATGTTTTATTTGGGTTCTCTTAATAAAATGTCCAGTTGGATAAAGTAAGAGGGTAAAaatttgtacattttttattttgccctttAAAGtatatttaattttgaaaagtttttggataaaaatgtAATAATGATATCTGCATATAATGTAATGATGAAAAGTAATAACTTTTAATACTTAATGATGGTGTGTCcataaaaagttgaatttacGAAGTAAGACACAGGAGGACGAAGAGAATACATTGTTCTTAGTTTTTATGTTGGCCCTTTCGTCTGGTTTATTAAGGTTGGGTGATTAAAAATACTGATCACCGAATTCAGTGAAAAACCGAACCAATAAGCAACggttttggttatggtttagataaaaagaaaacatttggtATTGGATATGTTTCGGTTTcggttttagttttgtttttaccAATATCCCAACCGAcccgttgccatccctagtTTCTATTGAATATGAACAGGTAGTTGATTCTCtccttttggtaaaaaaacGGCACGCCTTGAACGCCAGAACAACAAGAACGAAAAACCAGCAAAGGCGCTAACCTAACCTCGCAACAATACAAAGCCACCACAATAGACTACAGCTCTCCATGAACCACAAGCCCTGGCTCAATCCTTTTAGGTTCCTATGAAATTTTAAGGCAACTCTCTACTAACTAAACCTCTGGTTCGCAGCACTTACACGAACATTGTTTCAAGCACGCAAACAAGCTGTAAAAAATCCTTTACTATTCATCTAGAGAAAAACTATTTCACGGAGGTTTCCGTGAATAGTAGTTTACAGAGGTGAATTGCACCTATCCAAAGTatattggacggtccggattacTCTTCCTcagaaaatttttattaaaatccggaccgtccaatgcCGAAATGGATGGCTGAGATCAAGCGGTTTCATAAATTACCTCTTTACACAGGCTCGAAGGCTCCTTCGCCCAAATATGGTTCAAAGATGTTCACAGGGCTAGCTTCAAAACAAgagcaatgtttttttttttttgatccgcaaacaACAGCAATGTTAAGCCTGAATCGATAGTTGCCGAGCCGATATTTACCCAAACCAAACTGTTTTGAAATTTAATTCAAGAAAACAGGTCAGTTTGGTTTCATCATCTAAAATCACTAAAGTCAAATATTAAGAGGGAAGCTGTCGAAACCTAAATTTTACTACagtttattttgaaaatgagAATTTGAAATCATCAAAAGAGAGGTTTCTTATAATCAGGTTTTAAATAGCTTTGAAAGTTATTTATCCAAAGTCGAAGCATAGATTATGTAAAAAACACGAGCAAAAGTATAGTTGCGAAAAACGCACCGGTATTTTCAGGCATGAACATTTGGAATTGTCCCAGTCTAAAAAGATGCCCTCAAGTAATgttcattactttttttttttttggtgttacaAATTTAACATATGTTAAAGCCATGTTGGCCTTATTATTAGTAAaggaaaaaatggaacaaaaaccACATTGATGAGGAAGCAGAAGCAAGAAAACCAGTAATCGTGGTTTCGCCGCATTACATACGTATTCACCGAATACAAGAAAATTCAAACTGTCACACATGGAATGGGACAACACGGAGGGGCTGAGCCTTTTGTACAGTAATGCCAAACTTGTCGTCCATGTCCAACTCCTCTGGCTTAATTCCACCTTCAAGCTTCCAATCAAACGAGTTTATGAGCGAACCTAACATCAGCGGGACAACCCTTATGGCTAGAGATAATCCGGGGCAAATTCTTCTTCCTGCTCCAAAAGGAATCAGCTCAAAGTCTCTCCCTCGGATATCGATGTCCGAGTCCAAGAACCTCTCAGGCATAAATGACGTCGGGTTTGCCCATACACTTGGGTCATGGCCAATAGCCCACGCATTAACTAGCACTTGCGCTCCCTGTGGGACAGTGTAGCCGTAAACTTCAACGTCTGTCTCAACCGTGCGAGGGATTAGCAATGGAACAGGTGGGTGTAACCTCATCGTCTCTTTCACGATTGCTTGCAAGTAAGGAAGTCGTGGAATGTCCGATTCCTCTATCGGTTTTCCTTTGCCAATAGTTTGTTCAAGCTCGGCTTTTGCTCTCTGTAATGGCTCAGGAGTGCGCAATAGCTCCGCCATTGCCCACTCAACTGAGCTCGATGTTGTATCAGTCCCAGCTCCAAATATGTCCTACAACAGAATTGGTGTGTATAACAGatatgttcaaacttcaaaatgCTATATTGAACACCAAGAAATGTCATAGAACAGAATTTGCTTGCTTAGGGCATGTACATCAATGTTATATGTGATAAATTTGGTAAAATACCTTACTAAACCGACAAAAATCAATTGCAGCAGAATTGCAAAACTGGAAGGCAAAATACCTTTGGTGGAATTGCTTGGGAAAACTACCGAGGAACTGTTCATAGCCATAcattaatttattattatttttctctctccccctcagtctctctttcttcctctctaGTTTACTGTTCATAGGATACTTTATAGTATTATTTTATACATTttgttggtgtacatgctcttataACTGGTTTCTATAGAGCCCAGTACAGTCTTGAATACCATATTTGTATAAACCGTATTCGTACAGAAGTGAATAGTTTAATTGAGTTCTCATGATAGTTTTAGACAGATGGTTTATGGACATATGCCTTTGGGAATTGCTAAAATGAAATGAATTAATAATGGAATTAGTGGAAGGAGGAAAGGGtagaaaacaaaccaagcacAGATGCTCAATGTGAGTTCTGTTGATCTCTCCATTCCCTTCACTGATATTGAGCAGAATATCTATCACATCGTTCTCTGCACCATTCTTACCCGATCTTCTCAACTTCAACCGTTCATCAATAAGCCGACCAAACATCTCAAAAGTATCCCCAAAATGACTCTTCAACCGGCGTCTTATTCCCTGTGGATCAATTTTCTTAAGTATTGAAAAGTAATCCACCAAATTGGGCTTACCAAGCTCTACCATAATCTGCCAAATCAAATGCCTGAATTGTTGCACTGAATCTTGAGTTGGGTCGGCCATATTGATCGAAAATATGGTATTGGATAACAAATTAAGGGATGTTTTGAAGGCTGCGCTGCCTATGTCCACTGCGACGCCCTCTTGGCAACATTTCCCGACGTACTCAATGAGCTCTTGCACCTTTTGCCGCCGTAAATTTTGACTAGCATCAAGTCTGTTACCTGAAATGTGATGGGAAAGATTGACAAACATATTTTGACTAGGCTCGCTTCGTTCAAATCTTTTTCATATCCATTAGAAGACATGCTATCTTCGAAAAAAGAAGCAGCTTACGTGTCATTTTCTACCTTGTTTAGCTTAGTTAATGTGGCAGAGCTACGTTGGGGccgggccccaacatagctacttataatcttaataatttaaatattatatatacttgaatttaaatattattgatagtTGTTTGTGTAtaactacttataatcttaataattttggtttggtttgataaaaaattgattattttacattctcatttttcaatttctttcataagtaaaaaataagtacataacagttgaaatagcctaaaaaaaagaatgattggtatactttaactgTATTAGGCTATAATAATTTCTATTTATAAATGTAATGTATTAGAAAGCAAAAATCTCATAATAGGTATgtgttccgataaaaaatatatgtttattAAGCTGGCCCCCTTCGGGTTCAAAATCCTAGCTCCGCCACGGGGCGCAGACAACACTCAGGAACACTCTATAAGTAAGAGTCATTAAGGTGTTCTGTTAGTTAGTTTATCTGTTGTAATCTGTTTTAGTGAGTGTAAGTGTGTTTAGCACATGATGAGCTGTCTAAGTTGGTGAAGTCAGGTTTGTGTATAAAAGGAGATTGGGGTTTCTCTTTGTATTCAGTTCAGAAAACAGAACTCAATCAATGAAACACAAGATTCTTTCATTCTATCTGCAATTTTGTTAGGGTTTTTATTAttccatatggtatcagagctttatgACGGAAGTCCTTCGATCCTGTGATGCTTTCCTCATCAATTTGTGGTTAGATCTCGCATCAGATCGTGATTTCGTTTCTCGTTCTTGATTTTTCGTCTCTGGAATTCTCGAACAAATATTCTCATGGCTACCGCAGAGGTTGCGCTTCCACTATCTCTGGTGTTTCTTGTGTCTAATTTCCATTCGTTTGTCACGATTAAGCTCGATGGAACAAACTATTTGTTGTGGAGGATTCAGATTAAGAATGTTATGCGTGCAAATGGCTTCTATAAGAATCTTGATGGTTCTATTTCCTGTCCACCTGCTGAAACTTGTACTACTGAGGGCAATTCTATTCCTAATCCTAGGTTTGCTTTATGGAAGCTTATTGATATACAGTTGCTCATGTGTTTGACTGCATCGTTATCTCAAACCACTCTGCCATATATTCTAGGGCTACATCATACTTATCAAGTTTGGGAGTCTTTGTCAAATAGATATAACTCTCTATCTAGAAGTCATGTTCATGAAATTGAAGGCAAATTGTATACAGTCACAAAGACTTCAACTATAGAACATTATGTTGACACTATTAAAGAGTATGCTCAAAAGTTAGTTGCGGCTGGAAATCCGGTGGATGAAGATGATCTGATTTTTCACACTCTTCGAGGTCTTCCTCTTGTGTCCAATGGTTTTAAAAACTATTGTTAGAGCTATGAGACTCAGGGGTGAAATTTCCTTTAATGAAGTAGTGAATATGCTTAATGGAGAAGATATTCAGCTTCTTCAAGAATCATCTGCAGATGTTGCTAGCAGTTCTGGTTTAGTGTTAGTTGCTACATGGCTCCCAAGCAGGTCAAGGACAGACTTCTACTAATGCATCTTCTGTATCTACGCCATTGTTACCTTCAATGTCTGTTTCTGGTGGTTCAAATCAAACTGTAGGACAGTTTGGGGCATC
This DNA window, taken from Rhododendron vialii isolate Sample 1 chromosome 8a, ASM3025357v1, encodes the following:
- the LOC131336609 gene encoding autophagy-related protein 101 isoform X2, which produces MNCEVCPLKELELENFEVREVLRCVLHTIFFHRALGLVRPKDVDLELFDITYVQCGDLDLEKKIEEKIDQFIDRAEKHPNKKYQMCLSFYEVKNKPGTWFPKKLERLYWEQWEINLNVVQQPKAHSSKSRHSKVVVDPGESAEEEISIRRAALEASLREVLFQIIKFVNEKKDHVPPIPNLDGISFPYEITIPGFRIWDGHV
- the LOC131336611 gene encoding geraniol 8-hydroxylase-like, which gives rise to MELLFLILYILLTITLVRAFLSLLRTSKPGPKLPPGPVPLPVIGSLLKLGDKPHKSLAVLAKIYGPIMSLKLGQKTVVVISSPALAKEILQKQDLAFSTRSIPNAVHAHGHHKYSTVWLPVADQWRSLRKALNSNIFSGNRLDASQNLRRQKVQELIEYVGKCCQEGVAVDIGSAAFKTSLNLLSNTIFSINMADPTQDSVQQFRHLIWQIMVELGKPNLVDYFSILKKIDPQGIRRRLKSHFGDTFEMFGRLIDERLKLRRSGKNGAENDVIDILLNISEGNGEINRTHIEHLCLDIFGAGTDTTSSSVEWAMAELLRTPEPLQRAKAELEQTIGKGKPIEESDIPRLPYLQAIVKETMRLHPPVPLLIPRTVETDVEVYGYTVPQGAQVLVNAWAIGHDPSVWANPTSFMPERFLDSDIDIRGRDFELIPFGAGRRICPGLSLAIRVVPLMLGSLINSFDWKLEGGIKPEELDMDDKFGITVQKAQPLRVVPFHV
- the LOC131336609 gene encoding autophagy-related protein 101 isoform X1, which codes for MNCEVCPLKELELENFEVREVLRCVLHTIFFHRALGLVRPKDVDLELFDITYVQCGDLDLEKKIEEKIDQFIDRAEKHPNKKYQMCLSFYEVKNKPGTWFPKKLERLYWEQWEINLNVVQQPKAHSSKSRHSKVVVDPGESAEEEISIRRAALEASLREVLFQIIKFVNEKKDHVPPIPNLDGISFPYEITIPGSSDSAFGMDMFKRMLQTGHPTMLS